In a single window of the Raphanus sativus cultivar WK10039 chromosome 9, ASM80110v3, whole genome shotgun sequence genome:
- the LOC108825751 gene encoding probable long-chain-alcohol O-fatty-acyltransferase 4, whose translation MEGELKNFIKVWVSTIISVSYCYYLSTRIKPVVLRLLSVLPVCVLFLLLPLFFSSVHFSGASAFFFTWLANFKLILFSFDKGPLYPLPKTLSRFIFFTCFPIKSQHNPKSQNEIPKWVFAIKVVIFGVLLYMYDYIQHMSPTMLLVLYSLHIYLELEIGLMIVKGLVFASLGCDLEPQFNEPYLATSLQDFWGRRWNLMVTAILRPAVYDPVQRIAQWKMSSDNARFLAVLATFLVSGAVHELIFFYITHEMPTGEVTWFFVVHGVCTAAEVAVKKRTFMRRWKMSHMVSRPLTVGFVVLTTGWLFFPPLIRSGMFEKLPNEVLLFIDFVKHKLFNFGS comes from the coding sequence ATGGAAGGAGAACTCAAGAACTTCATCAAGGTCTGGGTTTCTACAATCATCTCTGTATCCTATTGTTACTACCTATCAACTAGAATCAAACCTGTTGTTTTACGATTACTCTCTGTTCTTCCAGTTTGTGTTTTGTTCCTTCtccttcctctgtttttctCCTCTGTTCACTTCTCTGGAGCCTCAGCCTTTTTCTTCACATGGCTCGCCAATTTCAAGCTCATCCTCTTCTCTTTCGACAAAGGTCCTCTTTACCCACTTCCCAAAACTCTCTCCaggttcatcttcttcacttgCTTCCCCATCAAGTCTCAACATAACCCTAAATCTCAAAATGAGATCCCCAAATGGGTTTTCGCCATTAAAGTTGTCATATTTGGTGTTTTGTTATATATGTATGATTACATACAACACATGTCCCCTACTATGCTTTTGGTTCTATATTCTCTGCATATATATTTGGAGCTTGAGATTGGTTTAATGATCGTCAAAGGTTTGGTCTTTGCCTCTCTTGGATGCGATCTAGAGCCACAGTTCAATGAACCATACTTAGCCACTTCTCTTCAAGATTTCTGGGGTCGCCGCTGGAACCTCATGGTCACAGCGATCCTCCGGCCAGCTGTTTACGACCCTGTGCAGCGAATCGCTCAATGGAAAATGAGCTCCGATAATGCTAGGTTTTTGGCGGTTTTGGCGACTTTCTTGGTCTCCGGTGCAGTTCACGAGCTGATCTTCTTTTATATTACCCATGAGATGCCTACAGGAGAAGTCACTTGGTTCTTTGTTGTACATGGAGTTTGCACGGCCGCGGAAGTAGCAGTAAAGAAGAGGACGTTTATGCGGCGGTGGAAGATGAGTCATATGGTTTCTCGACCGCTTACGGTAGGGTTTGTAGTTTTGACGACTGGTTGGTTGTTTTTCCCTCCTCTTATAAGAAGTGGCATGTTTGAGAAACTCCCTAACGAAGTCTTGTTGTTCATTGATTTTGTCAAACACAAGCTTTTTAATTTTGGTTCATGA